Genomic window (Negativicutes bacterium):
TTATAGTTTTACCAAATCTTTACGATCAATTCTCAGCCCTTGATCTTCTTTTAAATTATGTTGCTTAATATCTTCTTCGGCTAAGCCTAGTTCTTTTGCCATAACATGTTTCACCCTTGGCCCACAGAAAAACCCTTGACAAGTACCCATACCGGCTCTTGTTCTACGCTTCATTGCATCTAAAGATTTAACCTCAATTCCCCGCTGCATTGCATCAACAATCTCTGTTTCAGTAACCCTTTCACAACGACAAATAAATTTTTCTTTGGGATCAACAGCATCAATACTGCCTTTAAAATTATCATCTTTTTTAATTATTATTGCTTTACGATAAGGATTAAAACTTTCTTTTGCTACAAAGTCTAGTCCTGCATTTTTAAGAATTTCTACAACTTCTAGCGCAATCGCCGGCGAAGAAGTTAACCCTGGTGAATCAATCCCAATTAAATTAATGAAATTTTTATAATAAGAGTTTTCAATAATAAAGTCTTTTTTATCAGCAAATGGTCTATTCCCTGAAAAAGAGCGCAAAGCTTTTCTCATATCAATATCTGGAACAGATTTTTTAGCAGTATCAACAATATATTTTAACCCCTCTAACGTTGTTCCTAAATCATTT
Coding sequences:
- a CDS encoding FAD-dependent oxidoreductase; translated protein: VEAKYVINSAGIYSDEIAKMVGIEDYKITPRRGQYVILGKEQNYLTNSVIFQVPTALGKGILVTTTYHGNLMIGPNAEDITEKNDLGTTLEGLKYIVDTAKKSVPDIDMRKALRSFSGNRPFADKKDFIIENSYYKNFINLIGIDSPGLTSSPAIALEVVEILKNAGLDFVAKESFNPYRKAIIIKKDDNFKGSIDAVDPKEKFICRCERVTETEIVDAMQRGIEVKSLDAMKRRTRAGMGTCQGFFCGPRVKHVMAKELGLAEEDIKQHNLKEDQGLRIDRKDLVKL